A window from Festucalex cinctus isolate MCC-2025b chromosome 12, RoL_Fcin_1.0, whole genome shotgun sequence encodes these proteins:
- the srrm1 gene encoding serine/arginine repetitive matrix protein 1 isoform X4, which yields MMQINLTGFLNGKNAREFMRDLWPLLLSAQENIAGIPTPFLEQKKEEIKQRQIEQEKLASLKKLEDDKKDSRERAQSKSPRRRKTRSPSPRRRSPLRRDRKRSPSRSPRRKATLPVASSPPPPLMQLSTKPVEQPMESDTSARAMPEPIIQEASSTSETVVEVAKADSVTEDKELPSEKSKNEERPKSREREKDSRKERPHRRSRSHSRQRKRRSRSRSYSPRRRQSPRRRMSPRRRSPPRRAPPSSRTRHRRSPVRRRRSRSASSSGSSTSRSRSPKKVMKRISNTPPRKQPHFPNASMSPPRKDRRSPSPRVRRSRGSASPPRSSEEDKNEKGATADSVQQRRQYRRQNQESSSDSGSSSSDEEASKRPKGGGPGARNGDVKKRRSRTPSPRRRQREASPRKRRSPSPGQRRRRSLTPVRRRRSPSPRRRSPSPPPRRRSPSNRRYSPPIQRRYSPLPPQKRKLSNSPARRGSPAHKRHPSRSPKRRSPPTQRRRTPPSSTSPPRHRRSPMSSSMRQSRDARSPPVAANRRSQSPANRSRVNRDSSSPARHFESAGQRRHSPSHSEKPIRRVSRTPEPRNNQRRSPSPQPLRRVSSRSRSLSPQPAAVKHPARASASPSPSRSASMSPPVAKKASSGSGSRSPSKNSDVDGSAKKKKKKKEKKHKKDKKHKKHKKHKKEKSGNAGSGEIHQNQGGDEDGESRKESESEVEDTLDDLEKHLREKALRSMRKTQVSPSQMS from the exons ATGATGCAGATTAACTTGACGGGTTTCCTGAATGGGAAAAATGCCAGAGAGTTCATGAGAGACCTCTGGCCCCTGCTGCTGAGTGCCCAGGAGAACATTGCTGGCATCCCAACTCCGTTTTTGGagcagaagaaagaagaaattaaGCAAAGACAG ATTGAACAGGAGAAGCTTGCTTCTCTGAAGAAGTTGGAGGACGACAAAAAGGATTCCAGAGAGAGGGCTCAGTCAAAGAGCCCGAGAAG GCGCAAGACGAGGTCCCCATCACCACGACGTCGGTCTCCATTGAGACGGGACAGGAAACGTAGCCCTTCGCGCTCCCCAAGACGTAAAGCTACTTTACCTGTTGCGAGTTCACCACCTCCACCCTTGATGCAGCTGTCCACAAAACCTGTGGAGCAACCAATGGAGTCTGACACATCAGCAAGAGCCATGCCAGAACCAATCATCCAAGAAGCATCTTCCACTAG TGAAACTGTTGTGGAAGTGGCGAAAGCAGACTCAGTGACTGAAGACAAGGAGCTTCCGTCTGAGAAAAGTAAGAACGAGGAAAGGCCCAAATCCAGGGAAAGGGAGAAGGACAGTAGGAAAGAAAGACCCCATCGTCGCTCGCGTTCTCATTCCCGCCAGCGTAAACGGCGTTCTCGTTCAAG ATCTTACTCGCCACGTAGAAGGCAGAGTCCCAGAAGGAGAATGTCTCCTCGTCGAAGAAGCCCACCCAGACGTGCCCCCCCCAGCTCTAGAACCAGGCACAGGCGTTCTCCTGTCCGCAG GAGACGATCTCGCTCTGCTTCATCCTCTGGCAGCAGCACTTCTCGCTCTCGCTCACCTAAAAAAGTAATGAAAAGAATATCCAACACGCCACCACGAAAACAGCCCCACTTTCCTAATGCATCCATGAGCCCTCCCAGGAAAGACAGGCGATCACCATCCCCACGCGTCAGAAGGAGCAGAGGGTCAGCGTCTCCTCCCAGATCGTCTG AGGAggataaaaatgagaaaggTGCAACTGCGGATTCTGTACAGCAGAGACGACAGTATCGTAGACAGAATCAGGAGTCATCTTCGG ATTCAGGATCTTCCTCCTCAGACGAGGAAGCGTCCAAGAGACCAAAGGGAGGAGGACCAGGTGCCAGGAATGGTGACGTTAAGAAGAGGCGTAGCCGCACTCCGTCCCCAAGGAGGCGACAGAGAGAGGCCTCTCCTAG GAAAAGACGTTCGCCATCTCCTGGTCAACGCCGACGCCGTTCCCTTACTCCCGTTAGACGTCGCAGGTCCCCTTCACCAAGACGAAG GTCTCCATCCCCACCTCCCCGCAGACGATCTCCATCCAACAGGCGTTATTCTCCTCCCATCCAGCGTCGCTACAGCCCCTTACCTCCTCAAAAGAGGAAATTGTCCAACTCTCCTGCTCGACGTGGTTCACCAGCGCACAAACGCCACCCTTCCAGATCCCCCAAACGCCGAAGTCCTCCCACCCAGCGAAGACGCACGCCCCCCTCGTCTACATCCCCACCCAGACACAGAAGAAGCCCCATGTCCTCTTCTATGCGGCAGAGTCGAGATGCACGATCGCCTCCTGTAGCAGCAAATCGGCGCTCGCAGTCCCCTGCAAATCGCAGTCGCGTTAACAGAGATTCCAGTAGTCCTGCGCGACATTTTGAATCCGCCGGCCAGCGGAGACACTCTCCATCACACAGTGAAAAACCTATCCGAAGAGTCTCACGTACCCCAGAGCCGCGCAACAACCAGAG ACGTTCTCCGAGCCCTCAGCCTTTGAGAAGAGTTTCCTCCAGATCTCGATCCCTTTCTCCTCAACCAGCTGCAGTGAAACATCCAGCCCGCGCGTCTGCTTCCCCCTCACCATCTCGATCTGCTAGTATGTCACCTCCAGTAGCCAAAAAGGCAAGCAGTGGCTCCGGTAGCAGGTCACCGAGCAAG AATTCAGATGTTGACGGCAgtgccaagaagaagaagaagaaaaaggaaaagaagcACAAGAAGGATAAGAAACATAAGAAGCACAAGAAGCATAAGAAGGAGAAGAGCGGCAACGCAGGGAGTGGAGAGATCCATCAGAACCAGGGTGGGGATGAAGATGGTGAATCAAGAAAG GAATCAGAGAGTGAAGTGGAGGACACGTTGGATGACCTCGAGAAACACCTGAGAGAGAAGGCCCTACGCTCCATGAGGAAGACCCAGGTGTCTCCTTCACAGATGTCCTAA
- the srrm1 gene encoding serine/arginine repetitive matrix protein 1 isoform X1, translated as MDAGFFRGTSAEQDNRFSNKHKKLLKQLKFAECLDKKVDMTKVNLEVIKPWITQRVTEILGFEDDVVIEFIFNQLEDKHPDSKMMQINLTGFLNGKNAREFMRDLWPLLLSAQENIAGIPTPFLEQKKEEIKQRQIEQEKLASLKKLEDDKKDSRERAQSKSPRRRKTRSPSPRRRSPLRRDRKRSPSRSPRRKATLPVASSPPPPLMQLSTKPVEQPMESDTSARAMPEPIIQEASSTSETVVEVAKADSVTEDKELPSEKSKNEERPKSREREKDSRKERPHRRSRSHSRQRKRRSRSRSYSPRRRQSPRRRMSPRRRSPPRRAPPSSRTRHRRSPVRRRRSRSASSSGSSTSRSRSPKKVMKRISNTPPRKQPHFPNASMSPPRKDRRSPSPRVRRSRGSASPPRSSEEDKNEKGATADSVQQRRQYRRQNQESSSDSGSSSSDEEASKRPKGGGPGARNGDVKKRRSRTPSPRRRQREASPRKRRSPSPGQRRRRSLTPVRRRRSPSPRRRSPSPPPRRRSPSNRRYSPPIQRRYSPLPPQKRKLSNSPARRGSPAHKRHPSRSPKRRSPPTQRRRTPPSSTSPPRHRRSPMSSSMRQSRDARSPPVAANRRSQSPANRSRVNRDSSSPARHFESAGQRRHSPSHSEKPIRRVSRTPEPRNNQRRSPSPQPLRRVSSRSRSLSPQPAAVKHPARASASPSPSRSASMSPPVAKKASSGSGSRSPSKNSDVDGSAKKKKKKKEKKHKKDKKHKKHKKHKKEKSGNAGSGEIHQNQGGDEDGESRKESESEVEDTLDDLEKHLREKALRSMRKTQVSPSQMS; from the exons GGCACAAGCGCGGAGCAAGACAACCGGTTTAGCAACAAGCACAAGAAACTGTTAAAGCAGCTGAAATTTGCAGAATGCCTTGACAAGAAG GTGGATATGACCAAAGTAAACCTCGAAGTCATAAAGCCATGGATTACTCAACGGGTGACAGAGATTTTGGGGTTCGAGGATGATGTCGTCATAGAGTTCATATTTAACCAGCTCGAAGATAAG CACCCGGATAGCAAGATGATGCAGATTAACTTGACGGGTTTCCTGAATGGGAAAAATGCCAGAGAGTTCATGAGAGACCTCTGGCCCCTGCTGCTGAGTGCCCAGGAGAACATTGCTGGCATCCCAACTCCGTTTTTGGagcagaagaaagaagaaattaaGCAAAGACAG ATTGAACAGGAGAAGCTTGCTTCTCTGAAGAAGTTGGAGGACGACAAAAAGGATTCCAGAGAGAGGGCTCAGTCAAAGAGCCCGAGAAG GCGCAAGACGAGGTCCCCATCACCACGACGTCGGTCTCCATTGAGACGGGACAGGAAACGTAGCCCTTCGCGCTCCCCAAGACGTAAAGCTACTTTACCTGTTGCGAGTTCACCACCTCCACCCTTGATGCAGCTGTCCACAAAACCTGTGGAGCAACCAATGGAGTCTGACACATCAGCAAGAGCCATGCCAGAACCAATCATCCAAGAAGCATCTTCCACTAG TGAAACTGTTGTGGAAGTGGCGAAAGCAGACTCAGTGACTGAAGACAAGGAGCTTCCGTCTGAGAAAAGTAAGAACGAGGAAAGGCCCAAATCCAGGGAAAGGGAGAAGGACAGTAGGAAAGAAAGACCCCATCGTCGCTCGCGTTCTCATTCCCGCCAGCGTAAACGGCGTTCTCGTTCAAG ATCTTACTCGCCACGTAGAAGGCAGAGTCCCAGAAGGAGAATGTCTCCTCGTCGAAGAAGCCCACCCAGACGTGCCCCCCCCAGCTCTAGAACCAGGCACAGGCGTTCTCCTGTCCGCAG GAGACGATCTCGCTCTGCTTCATCCTCTGGCAGCAGCACTTCTCGCTCTCGCTCACCTAAAAAAGTAATGAAAAGAATATCCAACACGCCACCACGAAAACAGCCCCACTTTCCTAATGCATCCATGAGCCCTCCCAGGAAAGACAGGCGATCACCATCCCCACGCGTCAGAAGGAGCAGAGGGTCAGCGTCTCCTCCCAGATCGTCTG AGGAggataaaaatgagaaaggTGCAACTGCGGATTCTGTACAGCAGAGACGACAGTATCGTAGACAGAATCAGGAGTCATCTTCGG ATTCAGGATCTTCCTCCTCAGACGAGGAAGCGTCCAAGAGACCAAAGGGAGGAGGACCAGGTGCCAGGAATGGTGACGTTAAGAAGAGGCGTAGCCGCACTCCGTCCCCAAGGAGGCGACAGAGAGAGGCCTCTCCTAG GAAAAGACGTTCGCCATCTCCTGGTCAACGCCGACGCCGTTCCCTTACTCCCGTTAGACGTCGCAGGTCCCCTTCACCAAGACGAAG GTCTCCATCCCCACCTCCCCGCAGACGATCTCCATCCAACAGGCGTTATTCTCCTCCCATCCAGCGTCGCTACAGCCCCTTACCTCCTCAAAAGAGGAAATTGTCCAACTCTCCTGCTCGACGTGGTTCACCAGCGCACAAACGCCACCCTTCCAGATCCCCCAAACGCCGAAGTCCTCCCACCCAGCGAAGACGCACGCCCCCCTCGTCTACATCCCCACCCAGACACAGAAGAAGCCCCATGTCCTCTTCTATGCGGCAGAGTCGAGATGCACGATCGCCTCCTGTAGCAGCAAATCGGCGCTCGCAGTCCCCTGCAAATCGCAGTCGCGTTAACAGAGATTCCAGTAGTCCTGCGCGACATTTTGAATCCGCCGGCCAGCGGAGACACTCTCCATCACACAGTGAAAAACCTATCCGAAGAGTCTCACGTACCCCAGAGCCGCGCAACAACCAGAG ACGTTCTCCGAGCCCTCAGCCTTTGAGAAGAGTTTCCTCCAGATCTCGATCCCTTTCTCCTCAACCAGCTGCAGTGAAACATCCAGCCCGCGCGTCTGCTTCCCCCTCACCATCTCGATCTGCTAGTATGTCACCTCCAGTAGCCAAAAAGGCAAGCAGTGGCTCCGGTAGCAGGTCACCGAGCAAG AATTCAGATGTTGACGGCAgtgccaagaagaagaagaagaaaaaggaaaagaagcACAAGAAGGATAAGAAACATAAGAAGCACAAGAAGCATAAGAAGGAGAAGAGCGGCAACGCAGGGAGTGGAGAGATCCATCAGAACCAGGGTGGGGATGAAGATGGTGAATCAAGAAAG GAATCAGAGAGTGAAGTGGAGGACACGTTGGATGACCTCGAGAAACACCTGAGAGAGAAGGCCCTACGCTCCATGAGGAAGACCCAGGTGTCTCCTTCACAGATGTCCTAA
- the srrm1 gene encoding serine/arginine repetitive matrix protein 1 isoform X3, with protein MDAGFFRGTSAEQDNRFSNKHKKLLKQLKFAECLDKKVDMTKVNLEVIKPWITQRVTEILGFEDDVVIEFIFNQLEDKHPDSKMMQINLTGFLNGKNAREFMRDLWPLLLSAQENIAGIPTPFLEQKKEEIKQRQIEQEKLASLKKLEDDKKDSRERAQSKSPRRRKTRSPSPRRRSPLRRDRKRSPSRSPRRKATLPVASSPPPPLMQLSTKPVEQPMESDTSARAMPEPIIQEASSTSETVVEVAKADSVTEDKELPSEKSKNEERPKSREREKDSRKERPHRRSRSHSRQRKRRSRSRSYSPRRRQSPRRRMSPRRRSPPRRAPPSSRTRHRRSPVRRRRSRSASSSGSSTSRSRSPKKVMKRISNTPPRKQPHFPNASMSPPRKDRRSPSPRVRRSRGSASPPRSSEEDKNEKGATADSVQQRRQYRRQNQESSSDSGSSSSDEEASKRPKGGGPGARNGDVKKRRSRTPSPRRRQREASPRKRRSPSPGQRRRRSLTPVRRRRSPSPRRRSPSPPPRRRSPSNRRYSPPIQRRYSPLPPQKRKLSNSPARRGSPAHKRHPSRSPKRRSPPTQRRRTPPSSTSPPRHRRSPMSSSMRQSRDARSPPVAANRRSQSPANRSRVNRDSSSPARHFESAGQRRHSPSHSEKPIRRVSRTPEPRNNQRRSPSPQPLRRVSSRSRSLSPQPAAVKHPARASASPSPSRSASMSPPVAKKASSGSGSRSPSKNSDVDGSAKKKKKKKEKKHKKDKKHKKHKKHKKEKSGNAGSGEIHQNQGIRE; from the exons GGCACAAGCGCGGAGCAAGACAACCGGTTTAGCAACAAGCACAAGAAACTGTTAAAGCAGCTGAAATTTGCAGAATGCCTTGACAAGAAG GTGGATATGACCAAAGTAAACCTCGAAGTCATAAAGCCATGGATTACTCAACGGGTGACAGAGATTTTGGGGTTCGAGGATGATGTCGTCATAGAGTTCATATTTAACCAGCTCGAAGATAAG CACCCGGATAGCAAGATGATGCAGATTAACTTGACGGGTTTCCTGAATGGGAAAAATGCCAGAGAGTTCATGAGAGACCTCTGGCCCCTGCTGCTGAGTGCCCAGGAGAACATTGCTGGCATCCCAACTCCGTTTTTGGagcagaagaaagaagaaattaaGCAAAGACAG ATTGAACAGGAGAAGCTTGCTTCTCTGAAGAAGTTGGAGGACGACAAAAAGGATTCCAGAGAGAGGGCTCAGTCAAAGAGCCCGAGAAG GCGCAAGACGAGGTCCCCATCACCACGACGTCGGTCTCCATTGAGACGGGACAGGAAACGTAGCCCTTCGCGCTCCCCAAGACGTAAAGCTACTTTACCTGTTGCGAGTTCACCACCTCCACCCTTGATGCAGCTGTCCACAAAACCTGTGGAGCAACCAATGGAGTCTGACACATCAGCAAGAGCCATGCCAGAACCAATCATCCAAGAAGCATCTTCCACTAG TGAAACTGTTGTGGAAGTGGCGAAAGCAGACTCAGTGACTGAAGACAAGGAGCTTCCGTCTGAGAAAAGTAAGAACGAGGAAAGGCCCAAATCCAGGGAAAGGGAGAAGGACAGTAGGAAAGAAAGACCCCATCGTCGCTCGCGTTCTCATTCCCGCCAGCGTAAACGGCGTTCTCGTTCAAG ATCTTACTCGCCACGTAGAAGGCAGAGTCCCAGAAGGAGAATGTCTCCTCGTCGAAGAAGCCCACCCAGACGTGCCCCCCCCAGCTCTAGAACCAGGCACAGGCGTTCTCCTGTCCGCAG GAGACGATCTCGCTCTGCTTCATCCTCTGGCAGCAGCACTTCTCGCTCTCGCTCACCTAAAAAAGTAATGAAAAGAATATCCAACACGCCACCACGAAAACAGCCCCACTTTCCTAATGCATCCATGAGCCCTCCCAGGAAAGACAGGCGATCACCATCCCCACGCGTCAGAAGGAGCAGAGGGTCAGCGTCTCCTCCCAGATCGTCTG AGGAggataaaaatgagaaaggTGCAACTGCGGATTCTGTACAGCAGAGACGACAGTATCGTAGACAGAATCAGGAGTCATCTTCGG ATTCAGGATCTTCCTCCTCAGACGAGGAAGCGTCCAAGAGACCAAAGGGAGGAGGACCAGGTGCCAGGAATGGTGACGTTAAGAAGAGGCGTAGCCGCACTCCGTCCCCAAGGAGGCGACAGAGAGAGGCCTCTCCTAG GAAAAGACGTTCGCCATCTCCTGGTCAACGCCGACGCCGTTCCCTTACTCCCGTTAGACGTCGCAGGTCCCCTTCACCAAGACGAAG GTCTCCATCCCCACCTCCCCGCAGACGATCTCCATCCAACAGGCGTTATTCTCCTCCCATCCAGCGTCGCTACAGCCCCTTACCTCCTCAAAAGAGGAAATTGTCCAACTCTCCTGCTCGACGTGGTTCACCAGCGCACAAACGCCACCCTTCCAGATCCCCCAAACGCCGAAGTCCTCCCACCCAGCGAAGACGCACGCCCCCCTCGTCTACATCCCCACCCAGACACAGAAGAAGCCCCATGTCCTCTTCTATGCGGCAGAGTCGAGATGCACGATCGCCTCCTGTAGCAGCAAATCGGCGCTCGCAGTCCCCTGCAAATCGCAGTCGCGTTAACAGAGATTCCAGTAGTCCTGCGCGACATTTTGAATCCGCCGGCCAGCGGAGACACTCTCCATCACACAGTGAAAAACCTATCCGAAGAGTCTCACGTACCCCAGAGCCGCGCAACAACCAGAG ACGTTCTCCGAGCCCTCAGCCTTTGAGAAGAGTTTCCTCCAGATCTCGATCCCTTTCTCCTCAACCAGCTGCAGTGAAACATCCAGCCCGCGCGTCTGCTTCCCCCTCACCATCTCGATCTGCTAGTATGTCACCTCCAGTAGCCAAAAAGGCAAGCAGTGGCTCCGGTAGCAGGTCACCGAGCAAG AATTCAGATGTTGACGGCAgtgccaagaagaagaagaagaaaaaggaaaagaagcACAAGAAGGATAAGAAACATAAGAAGCACAAGAAGCATAAGAAGGAGAAGAGCGGCAACGCAGGGAGTGGAGAGATCCATCAGAACCAGG GAATCAGAGAGTGA
- the srrm1 gene encoding serine/arginine repetitive matrix protein 1 isoform X2 has product MDAGFFRGTSAEQDNRFSNKHKKLLKQLKFAECLDKKVDMTKVNLEVIKPWITQRVTEILGFEDDVVIEFIFNQLEDKHPDSKMMQINLTGFLNGKNAREFMRDLWPLLLSAQENIAGIPTPFLEQKKEEIKQRQIEQEKLASLKKLEDDKKDSRERAQSKSPRRRKTRSPSPRRRSPLRRDRKRSPSRSPRRKATLPVASSPPPPLMQLSTKPVEQPMESDTSARAMPEPIIQEASSTSETVVEVAKADSVTEDKELPSEKSKNEERPKSREREKDSRKERPHRRSRSHSRQRKRRSRSRSYSPRRRQSPRRRMSPRRRSPPRRAPPSSRTRHRRSPVRRRRSRSASSSGSSTSRSRSPKKVMKRISNTPPRKQPHFPNASMSPPRKDRRSPSPRVRRSRGSASPPRSSEEDKNEKGATADSVQQRRQYRRQNQESSSDSGSSSSDEEASKRPKGGGPGARNGDVKKRRSRTPSPRRRQREASPRKRRSPSPGQRRRRSLTPVRRRRSPSPRRRSPSPPPRRRSPSNRRYSPPIQRRYSPLPPQKRKLSNSPARRGSPAHKRHPSRSPKRRSPPTQRRRTPPSSTSPPRHRRSPMSSSMRQSRDARSPPVAANRRSQSPANRSRVNRDSSSPARHFESAGQRRHSPSHSEKPIRRVSRTPEPRNNQRRSPSPQPLRRVSSRSRSLSPQPAAVKHPARASASPSPSRSASMSPPVAKKASSGSGSRSPSKNSDVDGSAKKKKKKKEKKHKKDKKHKKHKKHKKEKSGNAGSGEIHQNQGGDEDGIRE; this is encoded by the exons GGCACAAGCGCGGAGCAAGACAACCGGTTTAGCAACAAGCACAAGAAACTGTTAAAGCAGCTGAAATTTGCAGAATGCCTTGACAAGAAG GTGGATATGACCAAAGTAAACCTCGAAGTCATAAAGCCATGGATTACTCAACGGGTGACAGAGATTTTGGGGTTCGAGGATGATGTCGTCATAGAGTTCATATTTAACCAGCTCGAAGATAAG CACCCGGATAGCAAGATGATGCAGATTAACTTGACGGGTTTCCTGAATGGGAAAAATGCCAGAGAGTTCATGAGAGACCTCTGGCCCCTGCTGCTGAGTGCCCAGGAGAACATTGCTGGCATCCCAACTCCGTTTTTGGagcagaagaaagaagaaattaaGCAAAGACAG ATTGAACAGGAGAAGCTTGCTTCTCTGAAGAAGTTGGAGGACGACAAAAAGGATTCCAGAGAGAGGGCTCAGTCAAAGAGCCCGAGAAG GCGCAAGACGAGGTCCCCATCACCACGACGTCGGTCTCCATTGAGACGGGACAGGAAACGTAGCCCTTCGCGCTCCCCAAGACGTAAAGCTACTTTACCTGTTGCGAGTTCACCACCTCCACCCTTGATGCAGCTGTCCACAAAACCTGTGGAGCAACCAATGGAGTCTGACACATCAGCAAGAGCCATGCCAGAACCAATCATCCAAGAAGCATCTTCCACTAG TGAAACTGTTGTGGAAGTGGCGAAAGCAGACTCAGTGACTGAAGACAAGGAGCTTCCGTCTGAGAAAAGTAAGAACGAGGAAAGGCCCAAATCCAGGGAAAGGGAGAAGGACAGTAGGAAAGAAAGACCCCATCGTCGCTCGCGTTCTCATTCCCGCCAGCGTAAACGGCGTTCTCGTTCAAG ATCTTACTCGCCACGTAGAAGGCAGAGTCCCAGAAGGAGAATGTCTCCTCGTCGAAGAAGCCCACCCAGACGTGCCCCCCCCAGCTCTAGAACCAGGCACAGGCGTTCTCCTGTCCGCAG GAGACGATCTCGCTCTGCTTCATCCTCTGGCAGCAGCACTTCTCGCTCTCGCTCACCTAAAAAAGTAATGAAAAGAATATCCAACACGCCACCACGAAAACAGCCCCACTTTCCTAATGCATCCATGAGCCCTCCCAGGAAAGACAGGCGATCACCATCCCCACGCGTCAGAAGGAGCAGAGGGTCAGCGTCTCCTCCCAGATCGTCTG AGGAggataaaaatgagaaaggTGCAACTGCGGATTCTGTACAGCAGAGACGACAGTATCGTAGACAGAATCAGGAGTCATCTTCGG ATTCAGGATCTTCCTCCTCAGACGAGGAAGCGTCCAAGAGACCAAAGGGAGGAGGACCAGGTGCCAGGAATGGTGACGTTAAGAAGAGGCGTAGCCGCACTCCGTCCCCAAGGAGGCGACAGAGAGAGGCCTCTCCTAG GAAAAGACGTTCGCCATCTCCTGGTCAACGCCGACGCCGTTCCCTTACTCCCGTTAGACGTCGCAGGTCCCCTTCACCAAGACGAAG GTCTCCATCCCCACCTCCCCGCAGACGATCTCCATCCAACAGGCGTTATTCTCCTCCCATCCAGCGTCGCTACAGCCCCTTACCTCCTCAAAAGAGGAAATTGTCCAACTCTCCTGCTCGACGTGGTTCACCAGCGCACAAACGCCACCCTTCCAGATCCCCCAAACGCCGAAGTCCTCCCACCCAGCGAAGACGCACGCCCCCCTCGTCTACATCCCCACCCAGACACAGAAGAAGCCCCATGTCCTCTTCTATGCGGCAGAGTCGAGATGCACGATCGCCTCCTGTAGCAGCAAATCGGCGCTCGCAGTCCCCTGCAAATCGCAGTCGCGTTAACAGAGATTCCAGTAGTCCTGCGCGACATTTTGAATCCGCCGGCCAGCGGAGACACTCTCCATCACACAGTGAAAAACCTATCCGAAGAGTCTCACGTACCCCAGAGCCGCGCAACAACCAGAG ACGTTCTCCGAGCCCTCAGCCTTTGAGAAGAGTTTCCTCCAGATCTCGATCCCTTTCTCCTCAACCAGCTGCAGTGAAACATCCAGCCCGCGCGTCTGCTTCCCCCTCACCATCTCGATCTGCTAGTATGTCACCTCCAGTAGCCAAAAAGGCAAGCAGTGGCTCCGGTAGCAGGTCACCGAGCAAG AATTCAGATGTTGACGGCAgtgccaagaagaagaagaagaaaaaggaaaagaagcACAAGAAGGATAAGAAACATAAGAAGCACAAGAAGCATAAGAAGGAGAAGAGCGGCAACGCAGGGAGTGGAGAGATCCATCAGAACCAGGGTGGGGATGAAGATG GAATCAGAGAGTGA